CTTGTTATGCAGCTTTGGGATAATTACAGCCCCCCAGGAAGGTTTTGAAGCATAAAAACCTGATGCATGCTCTCAGCCTTTCTATCTTCATGTATGCTTTTGCCTTGAACTAAACAGAGGACTATGTGCTTGGCTTCGGGTTACCATCAGTCCGGGTTTTCCCAGAGATGACCTCTTTTATGGTCCTCCGATCTCCGCCTGGGTGGGCTTCCTAAATATGAACAAGtgtcttcagaactgggcagccggagagcagtgggtgctggatggccatccagctctgaagacagcgctGCTGGCGGCAGCAGCGCAGCAGTAAGGCTGGCATGGtacccctccttcctttccaacTCCCCCTCCTCCCGTCCTCCTGGCAGTGTCCTATATTCGGGAGCTTGAAAGATGGTAACCCTacatcagctggtataaatttgcATAACTCTATGCACTTTAGTGGAGCCAGAGCCGCATTACAGAAGCTGGGGAGGTGTCCCTAGGTTCCTCTAGCCCCTAGGGACAGGTCAGTGTAATGTGAAATGCTTTGACTTgcttaagcagcaaagagtcctgtggcaccttatagactagcagacgtattggagcatgagcttttgtgggtgaatacccacttcgtcagatgtatgcattcacccacgaaagctcatgctccaatacgtctgttagtctataaggtgccacaggactctttgctgcttttacagatcaaggctaacatggctacccctctgatatttgacttGCTTGTGAGACGGCATCACTGACCTCATTACCTGTTACTGTTTGACTGCCAGATCCACAGCAGCTCTATAGCACAGTAGCTCTGCTGCAACGTACAGAGCTTTGCTGATTCACagctgctgagaatctggccttgaTGGCTCCATTTCCcaaggtgctcagcactcacaaGTGGCACCAGGGCTTCGGAGGATCTCTGCtctcatttaggcaccaaaataagtgcCTAGATTTTCAGGAGGGCCCAGCAGGTTGGGTGCTGAGTGAAATTGGCTGGGAATCTGCCACCAAAATGTCTTTCCACtgggaaaaatgaaacaaaatgtcaAAGTCAGTTTGACTTGAACCTGTGTTCCAGTCAAGCTGCTGCagtgtctcatgggagttgtagttcaccTCCCTtctgctcccattctcctctatgggctggaACATTTCTAGAGTTATATAACATTCAGAATATTGGTTTCCAAAATTAGTGGAGAAGAAACTTGTCACCTGAGGCTGGGTGGGTCTCAAACCTGACTCAGTCAACAATGAGAACAATCAACATCCACAGAcacaaagatgtggacaaattggagaaagtccagacgAGAGAAACAAAAGTgattgaaggtctagaaaacttgaactatgaggaaagactgaaaaaaccaGGCTCGTTTAGTCTGGAGAGGAGAAGACTGAaggaggacatgataatagttttaagtacataaaaggctgttacaaggaggagggtcaaaaattgttctcattaacctctgaggataggagaaacaatgggcttaaattgcagcaagggaggtttaggttggaccgtaggaaaaacttcctaatgtcagggtggttaagcactggaataacttgctcagggaggttgtggaatctccatcattggaggtttccacagtcaacctgtggaactctttggcagaggatgttgtgaaggccaagactatcacagggttcaaaaaagaacaagataaattcatggagaataagtccatcgatggctattagccaggatgggcagggatggtgtccctagcctctgttggccagaagctgggaatgggcgacaggggatggatcacttgatgattccttgttctgttcattccctctggggcacctggcattggccactgtcggaagagaggacactgggctagatggacctttagtctgaccccatatggctgttctcatgttaacaggttagacaaacacctgtcaggactggtctagttattacgtagtcctgctgtgagcacaggggactggactagatgacctcttgaggtcccctccagtcctacacGTCTATGATACTATGACCCAGCCCTGTGTTTTCAGTCTGGGGCAGATGCCAACTTGATTTTGACAAAGATAAAGCTCTGGGACTGTGTAAGAGAAGGGAAGCAGGTACAAGTATTATATGGCAGCGAGAATTCTGCCAGCAGGTGTCTCATGAAAAGTGGATCCCAGCTCTCTGGAAGAACGGACAaggctccctcctgctgggagcaaGTAGCAGCGATTTGCCCTGGACCCCTCAGGTTTCCCCGAAAAGTGTCACAGGGAGTCCCGTTTGTAGTGGGAATTGGAAACATGTAAAGCCACAATATCCGAGGGTAGAACTCCAGAGGCCTGTGAGTGAAGCACATGGTATTAGCTCAACAGTGCACATTGACTCTTGCAGATCACCCGAGGTGCCTGTGCTGGAATCTGCTGGTTCTGGGCCTCACACTGGCTGGGAACGTCGTGCTGCTGAGAGTTGTGATGGCGCTGGCTGCTCGGGGTGAGTGTGTTTGGGCTGCACAGCAACACACCATGAATGCAGCACAAGTTgctgggctcagtgcaggaatGGCCGGGGGGACTTCTCTGGCCTGagtgatacaggaggtcagactagaccaggggtgggcaaactatggcccacaagGCACATCTGGCTCATCAGATGTTTTagtccggccctcgagctcctgccagggagcacggtctggggcttgccccgatCCGCGTGTGTCATGGTTctacatggctcccagaagcagcggcatgtctctCCTCCAGCGtctacacgtaggggcagccagagggctccgcagactgccccgtccccaaacacTGCCCCCGCTACTCTCATTGGCCAGTAACTGTGGCcacgggagctgtgggggcagcacctgccgTCGGGGtagcacagagccacctggccacacctccacataggagccggaggagggacatgccgctcCTTCTGGGAGATGCTTGGGGTTAGCGCTACCAGGAGCCTCCACCCCGACTTCCTTCcgcgccccaaccctctgccccagccctgatcccctcccactcTCTGAACCCCTCGATTCCagaccagagcaccctcctgcaccccaaccccaattttctgaGCATTCGTGACCTACTGTTCAATTTCCATacacagatgtggccctcagcccaaaaagtttgcccgcccctgaacTAGACCATCGTAATGCTGCCGTCTGACCTTGGAATGAAGGAATCCATTACACTTCTGCACTCTAGGCCAGATTCTAGCTGCTGCAACTAACTGGTCTTGCTCCATTCGTTTGCGCCAGCTCTGAATCTGCCCCCACTGATTCCAATGGGACTTTGGCCAATTCACACCAGGTGGAGCTCTGGCCTATTGATTCCACTGGAGCTCTGGCTGATTCACCCCAGCACTGTCTTTTCCAATCTCTGGCTTGCAACAACCATTcacagaacaatttttctccaagGTTCCCTGAACCCATCACTGACCAGAGCTGTCCCCAAAACCTCAGCTCAGCCCAGTCCTAAAGGAAGAGGATGCAGTGACTTGGATGAGTTCCGCTCTCACCTGCGGCAACATTTGTGTTATACACAAAACAACAAGCCAGCAGGTAACCCCAGCTCATGCTGCCTCCCGCAGGCACCATTACATGCACTGATGGTTCACAAAGCAGAGCCGCTCTCGCACCCCCCTTCTAGCCCATCCCTCAGATCTGTTTAATATCTCCAGCACCACTCAGCCTCAGCAGTGACAGCAAGTGGCCAGTGCAAGTAACTGCAGGCTTGAATCATTCCGGCAATTTTAATAGAATCCTGTAGTTTAGCTGTCAGGGGACCAACAGACACtgagatggcccctgccccaacaaGTTCACAGTATAAATAAAGAAGACAgtcagaaggggaaactgaggcacagggcaggccATGACCTGCCCAAGGAcacagcaggctagtggcagGGTCCAGAATAGAACATGGCTTTTCTGAGACTCAGGTCAGGATCTAAACCACAAGACCAACCTTCATTCTAATGATCACCTCAGCTCTGTGCCTGAAAGATGGCACCTCCTGGGGAACAGCATCTGGTATGAAGTCAAGAGCCCCCCACTACTGAATTATacacccctcctccctgccgcacagcaccccctagttcAATGGAAGTGAGATCAGCCtgactgtgaggggagagcgccccctacagagtcccccatcccactccctgtagcacagcgccccccagTGCTGGGGTATTGGGGTCAGCCCTGCGTATGAGCAGCCACGAACCCCCATCTCATTCCCTACAGCgccccctggccccacactgggcactggggccagcacgGACTGCAGGGAGAGTGCGCCTCCTAccgagccctcaccctgcaccctgcagcacagcgccccccagtgctgggcagcagggagtgTGTGAGCAGCCATGAACCCCCATCTCATTCCCTACAGTGCCCTCTAGCCCCACactggggcactggggccagcacgAGAACATCTCCTaccgagcccccaccctgctccctgcagcacagcgccccctgctgctgggacATTGCGATACGAACTGACTGATGTTTTAGTCCTGCCCACATACTGATCCTGTCTTGCCCACATACCCCGTCTCTGCCActaggccccagtcctgggctgagTAAACCCCTCAGCGTGAAGGCCTCATGCCTCTCTGTGAAGGTGGCCAGCCCCGTTCAGAATGATCATTAACGACACCTctcttccatttccccctccagaGGGTTCCAGCTGCAAACTCTGCCCCAGGGACTGGCTGCTGCATGGGGACAAGTGTTACTGGGTTTCCAAAGCGATtaaaggctgggagcagagccgtgAGGACTGTTTAATGAAGACAGCACTACTGCTAGTGATCAATGACTGGGAGGAGATGGTAAAGAACGTGCTATATTCAACTGGGGGATGTGTGTTGCTATTAATTACAGCTGGTCCGAAATCACAGGTTTCCCCCCGGTGGGAAatgaaataaacatttttgtACTTTTTGCAGGAAACTTTTGCTGTGAAAATGAAACCAACTCTTCGCTTCACTTGcctaaaactgaaaaatgttgaatTTTTCTCTCATTCTCCTTTTCCCCCTGACTGAATCCAACAGACTGAGTCATGTCCCTAGGAGATTTGTCTGCCCCTTGACCTTGACCAGGGTGGAGAtgaggtcccatctgcacagcaaGCAATGGAGCCAGCCAATCAGAGCATGTTCTGGTCACTGACGTGTCGTCCATTTCACAGGTGTTCGTAGGAAGCAGTACACAAGACCAACGTCAGATGTGGATTGGACTTAACATCACATCTCCAGGGAGGACGTGGACCTGGCAGGATGGATCCCCGTTA
The Mauremys reevesii isolate NIE-2019 linkage group 15, ASM1616193v1, whole genome shotgun sequence DNA segment above includes these coding regions:
- the LOC120383728 gene encoding killer cell lectin-like receptor subfamily B member 1B allele A, whose translation is MAGEIVPADLNIAEDPSCGGKVAPSQHHNHPRCLCWNLLVLGLTLAGNVVLLRVVMALAARGSLNPSLTRAVPKTSAQPSPKGRGCSDLDEFRSHLRQHLCYTQNNKPAEGSSCKLCPRDWLLHGDKCYWVSKAIKGWEQSREDCLMKTALLLVINDWEEMVFVGSSTQDQRQMWIGLNITSPGRTWTWQDGSPLNQTLFPVWDPSKWNNCASVKKNKIHSEICQTELKWICQKAAVLV